A stretch of the Aphis gossypii isolate Hap1 chromosome 2, ASM2018417v2, whole genome shotgun sequence genome encodes the following:
- the LOC114119404 gene encoding microtubule-associated protein Jupiter-like isoform X7 has translation MTSTNFNVGIGDIRRNTSKVLKPPGGGSSDIFGTASCDEVNPHKRGTNQKNLQSSIILGGQTPKHSNGTVAANGNSDKPDGNPVTGEGYEAPKATATPAQHVSAQSEPAPEQKKASRVPPGGYSSGLW, from the exons atgacTTCTACAAATTTCAATGTTGGCATCGGTGACATCAGAAGAAACACTAGCAA ggtcTTAAAACCACCAGGTGGTGGAAGTAGTGACATATTTGGAACAGCATCATGCGATGAAGTTAATCCTCATAAACGTGGTACAAATCAGAAGAATCTCCAAAGTTCCATTATTTTGGGTGGACAAACTCCAAAACATAGTAATGGTACAGTTGCCGCCAATGGAAACTCAGATAAACctg atggtAATCCAGTGACTGGGGAAGGTTATGAAGCTCCTAAGGCAACAGCTACACCAGCTCAGCATGTTTCTGCTCAATCAGAACCAGCTCCAGAACAAAAGAAGGCAAGCCGTGTGCCACCAGGTGGATATAGTTCTGGGTTATGGTAA
- the LOC114119407 gene encoding beta-1,3-galactosyltransferase 5-like yields the protein MAPSSWKVEIAVFLAVNTSFLVLFDAFSADRNTSGRSAPMRPGPSRLDDGRQRLMNLNGFEYVVDSGACDGPRRLTPVLVHSHVDHFERRRAIRQSYRRTELDRLGFRHVFMVGLPSSGDVATDRVTQERLFRESSRHGDVVQGNFREAYRNLTYKHAMGLTWFAARCPRSDHVVKMDDDIAVNLYKLHDVLGRADNRDLAGCVIVAKPIRDESNKWYVSRAEFAGDSYPPFLSGWLYAAKAVSVGRLLRAIEVRERYFWIDDLYVTGILAERAGLELTDLRPDFETDPGPVHCCVLKRQRCDFLAAPTGDDWTLLQRYAEQLTRCKATNSSCDLFRKSKRHHSCLDLWKKKKPLDAAAADRIGKPSIEILDWN from the coding sequence ATGGCGCCATCGTCGTGGAAGGTCGAAATCGCCGTGTTTCTCGCCGTCAACACGTCGTTCCTGGTGCTGTTCGACGCGTTTTCCGCGGACCGAAACACCAGCGGGCGGAGCGCACCGATGCGTCCCGGACCGTCGCGTCTCGACGACGGCCGGCAACGGCTGATGAACCTGAACGGTTTCGAGTACGTCGTCGACAGCGGCGCGTGCGACGGACCGCGACGCCTCACGCCCGTCCTGGTGCACAGCCACGTCGATCACTTCGAACGCCGTCGGGCCATTCGGCAGTCCTACCGTCGGACCGAGCTCGACCGGCTCGGATTCCGTCACGTGTTCATGGTCGGCTTGCCGTCGTCGGGCGACGTCGCCACAGACCGAGTCACGCAGGAGCGGCTGTTCCGGGAATCGTCCAGGCACGGGGACGTGGTGCAGGGCAACTTCCGGGAAGCGTACAGGAACCTGACGTACAAGCACGCGATGGGCCTGACGTGGTTCGCGGCACGGTGCCCGCGGTCCGACCACGTGGTCAAGATGGACGACGACATAGCGGTGAACTTGTACAAGCTGCACGACGTGCTGGGTCGGGCCGACAACCGCGACCTGGCCGGGTGCGTGATCGTCGCCAAACCGATACGGGACGAGAGCAACAAGTGGTACGTGAGCCGAGCGGAATTCGCGGGCGACTCGTACCCGCCGTTCCTGTCCGGTTGGCTTTACGCGGCCAAGGCGGTGTCCGTCGGACGTCTGCTGAGGGCGATAGAGGTGCGCGAGAGATACTTCTGGATCGACGACCTGTACGTGACGGGCATACTCGCCGAACGCGCGGGACTCGAGCTCACCGACCTGAGGCCCGACTTCGAGACCGACCCCGGACCGGTACACTGTTGCGTGCTCAAACGACAGCGGTGCGACTTTCTGGCTGCACCCACTGGCGACGATTGGACGCTGCTCCAGCGATACGCCGAACAGCTGACCCGTTGTAAGGCCACCAACTCTTCCTGTGATCTATTTCGGAAATCGAAACGCCATCATAGCTGTTTGGACTTGTGGAAGAAAAAGAAACCACTAGACGCGGCTGCAGCGGACCGCATAGGGAAACCGTCCATAGAAATATTGGATTGGAATTAA
- the LOC114119404 gene encoding microtubule-associated protein Jupiter-like isoform X4 — MSLRVLKPPGGGSSDIFGTASCDEVNPHKRGTNQKNLQSSIILGGQTPKHSNGTVAANGNSDKPAKANDINVESQIANDNKVESKVVNNNNIELKVANDNYVESQIVKENIEKICVTPSNKAFNFESASTNKTNCQRWSYKKKDGNPVTGEGYEAPKATATPAQHVSAQSEPAPEQKKASRVPPGGYSSGLW; from the exons ATGAGTTTAAG ggtcTTAAAACCACCAGGTGGTGGAAGTAGTGACATATTTGGAACAGCATCATGCGATGAAGTTAATCCTCATAAACGTGGTACAAATCAGAAGAATCTCCAAAGTTCCATTATTTTGGGTGGACAAACTCCAAAACATAGTAATGGTACAGTTGCCGCCAATGGAAACTCAGATAAACctg CTAAAgctaatgatattaatgttgAATCTCAAATTGCTAATGATAATAAGGTTGAGTCTaaagttgttaataataataatattgagctTAAAGTCGCTAATGATAATTATGTTGAGTCTCAAattgtaaaagaaaatattgagAAAATATGTGTAACTCCAAGTAATAAAG cttttaattttgaatctgCTTCTACCAATAAAACTAATTGTCAAAGATGGTCTTATAAGAAGAAAG atggtAATCCAGTGACTGGGGAAGGTTATGAAGCTCCTAAGGCAACAGCTACACCAGCTCAGCATGTTTCTGCTCAATCAGAACCAGCTCCAGAACAAAAGAAGGCAAGCCGTGTGCCACCAGGTGGATATAGTTCTGGGTTATGGTAA
- the LOC114119404 gene encoding microtubule-associated protein Jupiter-like isoform X6, with protein MATYASYRHIELDNIGCGKKKVLKPPGGGSSDIFGTASCDEVNPHKRGTNQKNLQSSIILGGQTPKHSNGTVAANGNSDKPDGNPVTGEGYEAPKATATPAQHVSAQSEPAPEQKKASRVPPGGYSSGLW; from the exons ATGGCTACTTATGCGTCCTACAGACACATTGAGTTGGACAATATAGGAtgtggaaaaaaaaa ggtcTTAAAACCACCAGGTGGTGGAAGTAGTGACATATTTGGAACAGCATCATGCGATGAAGTTAATCCTCATAAACGTGGTACAAATCAGAAGAATCTCCAAAGTTCCATTATTTTGGGTGGACAAACTCCAAAACATAGTAATGGTACAGTTGCCGCCAATGGAAACTCAGATAAACctg atggtAATCCAGTGACTGGGGAAGGTTATGAAGCTCCTAAGGCAACAGCTACACCAGCTCAGCATGTTTCTGCTCAATCAGAACCAGCTCCAGAACAAAAGAAGGCAAGCCGTGTGCCACCAGGTGGATATAGTTCTGGGTTATGGTAA
- the LOC114119404 gene encoding microtubule-associated protein Jupiter-like isoform X3 — translation MTSTNFNVGIGDIRRNTSKVLKPPGGGSSDIFGTASCDEVNPHKRGTNQKNLQSSIILGGQTPKHSNGTVAANGNSDKPAKANDINVESQIANDNKVESKVVNNNNIELKVANDNYVESQIVKENIEKICVTPSNKAFNFESASTNKTNCQRWSYKKKDGNPVTGEGYEAPKATATPAQHVSAQSEPAPEQKKASRVPPGGYSSGLW, via the exons atgacTTCTACAAATTTCAATGTTGGCATCGGTGACATCAGAAGAAACACTAGCAA ggtcTTAAAACCACCAGGTGGTGGAAGTAGTGACATATTTGGAACAGCATCATGCGATGAAGTTAATCCTCATAAACGTGGTACAAATCAGAAGAATCTCCAAAGTTCCATTATTTTGGGTGGACAAACTCCAAAACATAGTAATGGTACAGTTGCCGCCAATGGAAACTCAGATAAACctg CTAAAgctaatgatattaatgttgAATCTCAAATTGCTAATGATAATAAGGTTGAGTCTaaagttgttaataataataatattgagctTAAAGTCGCTAATGATAATTATGTTGAGTCTCAAattgtaaaagaaaatattgagAAAATATGTGTAACTCCAAGTAATAAAG cttttaattttgaatctgCTTCTACCAATAAAACTAATTGTCAAAGATGGTCTTATAAGAAGAAAG atggtAATCCAGTGACTGGGGAAGGTTATGAAGCTCCTAAGGCAACAGCTACACCAGCTCAGCATGTTTCTGCTCAATCAGAACCAGCTCCAGAACAAAAGAAGGCAAGCCGTGTGCCACCAGGTGGATATAGTTCTGGGTTATGGTAA
- the LOC114119404 gene encoding microtubule-associated protein Jupiter-like isoform X5, with product MSLRENKMPPGGVCHDLWGAEFVGSPCHNRVLKPPGGGSSDIFGTASCDEVNPHKRGTNQKNLQSSIILGGQTPKHSNGTVAANGNSDKPDGNPVTGEGYEAPKATATPAQHVSAQSEPAPEQKKASRVPPGGYSSGLW from the exons ATGAGTTTAAG agaaaataaaatgccTCCTGGAGGAGTTTGTCATGATCTTTGGGGCGCTGAGTTCGTAGGATCTCCGTGTCATAATAG ggtcTTAAAACCACCAGGTGGTGGAAGTAGTGACATATTTGGAACAGCATCATGCGATGAAGTTAATCCTCATAAACGTGGTACAAATCAGAAGAATCTCCAAAGTTCCATTATTTTGGGTGGACAAACTCCAAAACATAGTAATGGTACAGTTGCCGCCAATGGAAACTCAGATAAACctg atggtAATCCAGTGACTGGGGAAGGTTATGAAGCTCCTAAGGCAACAGCTACACCAGCTCAGCATGTTTCTGCTCAATCAGAACCAGCTCCAGAACAAAAGAAGGCAAGCCGTGTGCCACCAGGTGGATATAGTTCTGGGTTATGGTAA
- the LOC114119404 gene encoding microtubule-associated protein Jupiter-like isoform X2 — MATYASYRHIELDNIGCGKKKVLKPPGGGSSDIFGTASCDEVNPHKRGTNQKNLQSSIILGGQTPKHSNGTVAANGNSDKPAKANDINVESQIANDNKVESKVVNNNNIELKVANDNYVESQIVKENIEKICVTPSNKAFNFESASTNKTNCQRWSYKKKDGNPVTGEGYEAPKATATPAQHVSAQSEPAPEQKKASRVPPGGYSSGLW; from the exons ATGGCTACTTATGCGTCCTACAGACACATTGAGTTGGACAATATAGGAtgtggaaaaaaaaa ggtcTTAAAACCACCAGGTGGTGGAAGTAGTGACATATTTGGAACAGCATCATGCGATGAAGTTAATCCTCATAAACGTGGTACAAATCAGAAGAATCTCCAAAGTTCCATTATTTTGGGTGGACAAACTCCAAAACATAGTAATGGTACAGTTGCCGCCAATGGAAACTCAGATAAACctg CTAAAgctaatgatattaatgttgAATCTCAAATTGCTAATGATAATAAGGTTGAGTCTaaagttgttaataataataatattgagctTAAAGTCGCTAATGATAATTATGTTGAGTCTCAAattgtaaaagaaaatattgagAAAATATGTGTAACTCCAAGTAATAAAG cttttaattttgaatctgCTTCTACCAATAAAACTAATTGTCAAAGATGGTCTTATAAGAAGAAAG atggtAATCCAGTGACTGGGGAAGGTTATGAAGCTCCTAAGGCAACAGCTACACCAGCTCAGCATGTTTCTGCTCAATCAGAACCAGCTCCAGAACAAAAGAAGGCAAGCCGTGTGCCACCAGGTGGATATAGTTCTGGGTTATGGTAA
- the LOC114119404 gene encoding microtubule-associated protein Jupiter-like isoform X1 translates to MSLRENKMPPGGVCHDLWGAEFVGSPCHNRVLKPPGGGSSDIFGTASCDEVNPHKRGTNQKNLQSSIILGGQTPKHSNGTVAANGNSDKPAKANDINVESQIANDNKVESKVVNNNNIELKVANDNYVESQIVKENIEKICVTPSNKAFNFESASTNKTNCQRWSYKKKDGNPVTGEGYEAPKATATPAQHVSAQSEPAPEQKKASRVPPGGYSSGLW, encoded by the exons ATGAGTTTAAG agaaaataaaatgccTCCTGGAGGAGTTTGTCATGATCTTTGGGGCGCTGAGTTCGTAGGATCTCCGTGTCATAATAG ggtcTTAAAACCACCAGGTGGTGGAAGTAGTGACATATTTGGAACAGCATCATGCGATGAAGTTAATCCTCATAAACGTGGTACAAATCAGAAGAATCTCCAAAGTTCCATTATTTTGGGTGGACAAACTCCAAAACATAGTAATGGTACAGTTGCCGCCAATGGAAACTCAGATAAACctg CTAAAgctaatgatattaatgttgAATCTCAAATTGCTAATGATAATAAGGTTGAGTCTaaagttgttaataataataatattgagctTAAAGTCGCTAATGATAATTATGTTGAGTCTCAAattgtaaaagaaaatattgagAAAATATGTGTAACTCCAAGTAATAAAG cttttaattttgaatctgCTTCTACCAATAAAACTAATTGTCAAAGATGGTCTTATAAGAAGAAAG atggtAATCCAGTGACTGGGGAAGGTTATGAAGCTCCTAAGGCAACAGCTACACCAGCTCAGCATGTTTCTGCTCAATCAGAACCAGCTCCAGAACAAAAGAAGGCAAGCCGTGTGCCACCAGGTGGATATAGTTCTGGGTTATGGTAA